A genomic stretch from Setaria italica strain Yugu1 chromosome VII, Setaria_italica_v2.0, whole genome shotgun sequence includes:
- the LOC101781672 gene encoding B-box zinc finger protein 20 isoform X1: MKVQCDVCAAEAASVFCCADEAALCDACDRRVHRANKLAGKHRRFSLLHPSSSSSAAQTKPPLCDICQERRGFLFCKEDRAILCRECDVPVHTANELTRRHSRFLLTGVRLSSAPVDSPAPSEGEDQEEEELENSGSPCNADSCSGGAGATTAASASDGSSISEYLTKTLPGWHVEDFLVDDASAGACSDDALYQQGEQGQIGGLLQEAYTPWTGREQMLADVVVTTDERASRERWVPQMHAEFAACKRARASPPCSYW, encoded by the exons atGAAGGTGCAGTGCGACGTGTGCGCGGCCGAGGCGGCTTCCGTCTTCTGCTgcgccgacgaggccgcgctGTGCGACGCGTGCGACCGCCGTGTCCACCGCGCCAACAAGCTCGCCGGGAAGCACCGCCgcttctccctcctccacccttcGTCATCGTCGTCAGCAGCGCAGACGAAGCCGCCGCTCTGCGACATCTGCCAG GAGCGGAGGGGGTTCTTGTTCTGCAAGGAGGACAGGGCGATCCTGTGCCGGGAGTGCGACGTGCCGGTGCACACCGCGAACGAGTTGACGCGGCGGCACAGCCGGTTCCTGCTCACCGGCGTGCGCCTCTCGTCGGCGCCGGTGGACTCCCCGGCCCCATCGGAGGGGGAGGATCAGGAAGAAGAGGAGTTGGAGAACAGCGGCAGCCCCTGCAACGCCGACtcctgcagcggcggcgccggcgccaccaccgcggcgagcgcgagcgaCGGGAGCAGCATCTCCGAATACCTGACCAAGACGCTGCCCGGGTGGCACGTCGAGGACTTCCTCGTCGACGACGCGTCCGCCGGCGCCTGCTCCGACGACGCCCTCTATCAG CAGGGAGAGCAAGGGCAGATCGGCGGCCTGCTGCAAGAAGCTTACACGCCGTGGACGGGGCGTGAGCAGATGCtcgccgacgtcgtcgtcacCACCGACGAGCGGGCCAGCCGGGAGCGGTGGGTGCCGCAGATGCACGCGGAGTTCGCCGCCTGCAAGCGGGCCAGAGCGTCGCCTCCCTGTTCTTACTGGTGA
- the LOC101781672 gene encoding B-box zinc finger protein 20 isoform X2, protein MKVQCDVCAAEAASVFCCADEAALCDACDRRVHRANKLAGKHRRFSLLHPSSSSSAAQTKPPLCDICQERRGFLFCKEDRAILCRECDVPVHTANELTRRHSRFLLTGVRLSSAPVDSPAPSEGEDQEEEELENSGSPCNADSCSGGAGATTAASASDGSSISEYLTKTLPGWHVEDFLVDDASAGACSDDALYQGEQGQIGGLLQEAYTPWTGREQMLADVVVTTDERASRERWVPQMHAEFAACKRARASPPCSYW, encoded by the exons atGAAGGTGCAGTGCGACGTGTGCGCGGCCGAGGCGGCTTCCGTCTTCTGCTgcgccgacgaggccgcgctGTGCGACGCGTGCGACCGCCGTGTCCACCGCGCCAACAAGCTCGCCGGGAAGCACCGCCgcttctccctcctccacccttcGTCATCGTCGTCAGCAGCGCAGACGAAGCCGCCGCTCTGCGACATCTGCCAG GAGCGGAGGGGGTTCTTGTTCTGCAAGGAGGACAGGGCGATCCTGTGCCGGGAGTGCGACGTGCCGGTGCACACCGCGAACGAGTTGACGCGGCGGCACAGCCGGTTCCTGCTCACCGGCGTGCGCCTCTCGTCGGCGCCGGTGGACTCCCCGGCCCCATCGGAGGGGGAGGATCAGGAAGAAGAGGAGTTGGAGAACAGCGGCAGCCCCTGCAACGCCGACtcctgcagcggcggcgccggcgccaccaccgcggcgagcgcgagcgaCGGGAGCAGCATCTCCGAATACCTGACCAAGACGCTGCCCGGGTGGCACGTCGAGGACTTCCTCGTCGACGACGCGTCCGCCGGCGCCTGCTCCGACGACGCCCTCTATCAG GGAGAGCAAGGGCAGATCGGCGGCCTGCTGCAAGAAGCTTACACGCCGTGGACGGGGCGTGAGCAGATGCtcgccgacgtcgtcgtcacCACCGACGAGCGGGCCAGCCGGGAGCGGTGGGTGCCGCAGATGCACGCGGAGTTCGCCGCCTGCAAGCGGGCCAGAGCGTCGCCTCCCTGTTCTTACTGGTGA
- the LOC101782764 gene encoding aldehyde dehydrogenase family 3 member F1: MGTEAGARLGETVRELREAYEGGRTRSLAWRQSQLRGLLRLLKEKEVEAFQALHKDLGKHHAEAYRDEVGLLNKSANGALQQLGKWTAPERVWVPLVAWPATAQLVPEPLGVVLIFSCWNVPLGLSLEPLIGAIAAGNAVALKPSELSPCTAKFLADNIGRYVDPSAVKVVQGGPEVGEQLMEHRWDKVLFTGSPRIARSVMAAASRHLTPVALELGGKCPCIFDAMPGGRDLQVSVNRIIGGKWSSCAGQACIAIDYVLVEERFAPVLIKMLKSTLKRFFQEADHMARIVNERNFERLSSLLKDRAVAPSILHGGSMDAKNLYIEPTILLNPPLDSAIMTEEIFGPLLPIITVKKIEDSIAFVKARPKPLAIYAFTRDAALRRRIVDETSSGTVTFNDAVVQYAIDGLPFGGVGQSGFGQYHGKYSFEMFSHKKAIMKRGYLIELALRYPPWDERKVTLMRHLYRFNYFAFVLSFLGLRR, translated from the exons ATGGGCACCGAGGCCGGGGCGCGGCTGGGCGAGACGGTGCGCGAGCTGCGGGAGGCCTACGAGGGCGGCAGGACCCGGAGCCTGGCGTGGCGGCAGTCCCAGCTCCGTGGCCTCCTCCGGCTGCTCAAGGAGAAGGAGGTGGAGGCGTTCCAGGCGCTCCACAAGGACCTCGGCAAGCACCACGCCGAGGCGTACAGGGACGAG GTCGGGCTGCTCAACAAGTCCGCCAACGGCGCGCTGCAGCAGCTCGGCAAATGGACGGCTCCGGAGAGG GTGTGGGTGCCGCTAGTCGCGTGGCCGGCGACCGCGCAGCTGGTGCCGGAGCCGCTCGGGGTCGTCCTCATCTTCTCCTGCTGGAACGTCCCATTGG GCCTGTCGCTGGAGCCGCTGATCGGGGCCATCGCGGCCGGGAACGCCGTGGCGCTGAAGCCGTCGGAGCTCTCGCCGTGCACCGCCAAGTTCCTCGCCGATAACATCGGCAGGTACGTGGACCCCTCGGCGGTGAAGGTCGTCCAGGGTGGCCCCGAGGTCGGGGAGCAGCTCATGGAGCACCGCTGGGACAAGGTCCTCTTCACCG GGAGCCCGCGCATCGCGCGCTCCGTGATGGCGGCGGCATCGAGGCACCTGACGCCCGTGGCGCTGGAGCTGGGTGGCAAGTGCCCCTGCATCTTCGACGCGATGCCCGGCGGGCGGGACCTGCAGGTCTCGGTGAACCGCATCATCGGCGGCAAGTGGTCGTCCTGCGCCGGCCAGGCCTGCATCGCCATCGACTACGTGCTCGTCGAGGAGCGCTTCGCGCCCGTCCTG ATCAAGATGCTCAAGTCGACGCTCAAGAGGTTTTTCCAGGAGGCGGACCACATGGCGCGGATCGTCAACGAGCGCAACTTCGAGAGGCTGAGCAGCCTTCTCAAGGACAGGGCCGTGGCGCCGTCCATCCTGCACGGCGGCTCCATGGACGCCAAGAACTT GTACATTGAGCCCACGATACTGCTGAACCCACCGCTGGACTCCGCAATCATGACCGAGGAGATATTCGGCCCCCTGCTCCCCATCATCACG GTGAAGAAGATCGAGGACAGCATCGCGTTCGTGAAGGCAAGGCCGAAGCCGCTCGCCATCTACGCCTTCACCCGGGACGCGGCGCTGCGGCGCCGGATCGTGGACGAGACGTCGTCCGGGACCGTCACCTTCAACGACGCCGTGGTGCAGTACGCGATCGACGGGTTGCCCTTCGGCGGCGTGGGGCAGAGCGGGTTCGGGCAGTACCACGGCAAGTACTCGTTCGAGATGTTCAGCCACAAGAAGGCGATCATGAAGCGGGGCTACCTCATCGAGCTCGCGCTCAGGTACCCGCCGTGGGACGAGAGGAAGGTCACCCTCATGCGCCACCTCTACCGCTTCAACTACTTCGCCTTCGTGCTCTCCTTCCTCGGCCTCAGGAGATGA
- the LOC101782357 gene encoding COBRA-like protein 7, producing the protein MPRRVGNSIGFGTGTMGTVRFVFVLLAFLCCSSSRFAGAYDPLDPNGDITINWDFQSLDVKDANPYTVMVSIHNNQLYRHIERPGWRLSWNWAGKEVIWGTWGAEATEQGDCSRFGGGNRPHCCQKRPVMVDLPPGTPYNQQVDNCCRGGVLSSLTQSNRTSVAAFQMTVGEYAAAKDGGGKEPEMPWGFDVGVPGYSCSNATKVPPTRSKVDKNRHVQVLLTWQVTCSYSQYRESGAQSCCVSLSTFYNSDIVSCPRCSCGCQGTPTSPRCVAGGEPGTLALPAGGGDDDEPAAPLVRCSEHMCPIRVHWHVKVNYRKYWRVKMTVSNYNLVRNYSDWNLVLQHPNLRSLTQLFSFNYKPLVEYGTFNDTGMFWGIRFYNEMLLQDGNVQTEMILEKNEGEFTFSGGWAFPRRVYFDGHECVMPPADQYPALPNGASAARRRSLLAGPSLLLLSFLALLV; encoded by the exons ATGCCCCGGCGTGTGGGGAATTCTATCGGCTTCGGAACCGGAACGATGGGGACGGTGCGCTTCGTCTTCGTCCTGCTCGCCTTCTTGTGCTGTTCTTCCTCCCGATTTGCAG GTGCCTATGACCCGCTGGATCCGAACGGGGACATCACGATCAACTGGGATTTCCAGAGCCTCGACGTCAAGGACGCGAACCCGTACACG GTCATGGTGAGCATCCACAACAACCAGCTGTACCGCCACATCGagcggccggggtggcggctGAGCTGGAACTGGGCCGGCAAGGAGGTGATCTGGGGCACGTGGGGCGCGGAGGCGACGGAGCAGGGCGACTGCTCCCgcttcggcggcggcaaccGCCCGCATTGCTGCCAGAAGCGGCCCGTCATGGTGGACCTGCCGCCCGGCACGCCGTACAACCAGCAGGTCGACAactgctgccgcggcggcgtgcTGTCGTCCCTCACCCAGAGCAACCGGACGTCCGTCGCCGCGTTCCAGATGACCGTCGGCGAGTACGCCGCCgccaaggacggcggcggcaaggaaCCCGAGATGCCGTGGGGCTTCGACGTCGGCGTGCCTGGGTACTCCTGCAGCAACGCCACCAAGGTACCCCCTACCAGGAGCAAGGTCGACAAGAACCGCCACGTCCAAGTGCTCC TGACGTGGCAGGTGACCTGCTCGTACTCGCAGTACCGGGAGTCGGGGGCGCAGTCGTGCTGCGTCTCCCTGTCGACGTTCTACAACAGCGACATCGTGTCGTGCCCGCGCTGCAGCTGCGGCTGCCAAGGCACCCCGACGTCGCCGCGGTGCGTAGCCGGCGGCGAACCGGGGACGCTGGCGctgccggcgggcggcggcgacgacgacgagccggccgcgccgctcGTCCGGTGCTCCGAGCACATGTGCCCGATCCGGGTGCACTGGCACGTGAAGGTGAACTACCGGAAGTACTGGCGGGTGAAGATGACGGTGAGCAACTACAACCTGGTGAGGAACTACAGCGACTGGAACCTGGTGCTTCAGCACCCCAACCTGCGCAGCCTGACGCAGCTGTTCAGCTTCAACTACAAGCCCCTCGTTGAGTACGGCACCTTCA ACGACACGGGGATGTTCTGGGGGATACGGTTCTACAACGAGATGCTGCTGCAGGACGGGAACGTGCAGACGGAGATGATACTGGAGAAGAACGAGGGCGAGTTCACCTTCTCGGGGGGCTGGGCGTTCCCGAGGAGGGTCTACTTCGACGGCCACGAGTGCGTCATGCCGCCGGCGGACCAGTACCCCGCTCTGCCCAACGGagcctcggcggcgcggcggcggtcgctGCTCGCCGGCCCTTCCTTGCTGCTGCTATCTTTCTTAGCTTTGTTGGTGTAG
- the LOC101779661 gene encoding SH3 domain-containing protein 2, which yields MEALWKQASRLKDQVARQGVFKQFGYGNSDNAFTDESEVKLHQRLEKLYLSTRAAKHFQRDIVRGVEGYIVTGSKQVEIGNKLSDDSQKYGVENTCTSGDTLSKAATYFGKARSQMEKERCNMLKAFGTQVAEPLRAMVMGAPLEDARHLAQRYDRMRQEAEAQVVEVSRRQNRVRESPGNGDMISKLEAAEYKLEELKSSMVGLGKEAIAAMSAVEAQQQRLTLQRLIALVEAERAYHQRVLEILDQLEEEMVSERQKIEAPPTPAAENYMPPPPPSYDEVNGVFASTSANESVQPVDFFLGEALDSFKAESEFELTLSAGDIVIVRKISSNGWAEGECKGKAGWFPHAYIERRERVLASKVPHIF from the exons ATGGAGGCGCTGTGGAAGCAGGCCTCCAGGCTCAAGGACCAGGTCGCCCGCCAG GGTGTGTTCAAGCAGTTTGGCTATGGGAATTCAGACAATGCGTTTACAGATGAGTCAGAGGTTAAACTGCATCAGAGATTGGAAAAGCTTTACTTATCGACTCGTGCTGCTAAA CATTTTCAAAGAGACATTGTTCGGGGCGTGGAGGGCTATATAGTCACAGGATCGAAACAAGTTGAAATAG GGAATAAATTGTCTGATGACAGCCAGAAATATGGTGTTGAGAACACATGTACAAGTGGTGATACTTTATCCAAAGCTGCTACATACTTTGGAAAGGCACGTTCACAGATGGAAAAGGAGCGTTGCAACATGTTGAAAGCATTTGGCACACAG GTGGCAGAGCCACTGCGGGCAATGGTAATGGGTGCACCTTTAGAGGATGCTAGACATCTGGCCCAGAGATATGACAGAATGAGGCAAGAAGCCGAAGCACAG GTTGTCGAAGTATCAAGACGGCAGAACAGAGTGAGGGAATCACCTGGGAACGGTGATATGATATCGAAGTTGGAGGCTGCTGAGTACAAGCTTGAAGAACTGAAGTCAAGCATGGTGGGATTAGGGAAGGAAGCTATTGCAGCAATGTCGGCTGTTGAGGCTCAGCAGCAGCGGTTGACCTTACAGCGTCTCATTGCACTG GTTGAGGCTGAGAGAGCTTACCATCAGAGAGTTCTCGAGATACTTGACCAGCTGGAAGAAGAA ATGGTGTCTGAGCGCCAAAAAATCGAAGCACCTCCGACCCCAGCTGCAGAAAATTAtatgccaccaccaccaccatcttaTGATGAAGTTAATGGAGTATTTGCATCCACTTCTGCTAATGAATCAGTCCAACCTGTCGATTTCTTCCTCGGAGAG GCCCTTGATTCCTTCAAAGCTGAAAGTGAGTTTGAGCTTACCTTGTCAGCTGGTGACATTGTAATTGTCCGAAAG ATCTCAAGCAATGGGTGGGCCGAAGGCGAGTGCAAGGGCAAAGCTGGATGGTTCCCTCATGCTTATATTGAAAGGCGGGAACGTGTCTTAGCAAGCAAAGTTCCACATATCTTTTAG
- the LOC101783172 gene encoding probable receptor-like protein kinase At4g10390 gives MFSGCGLFSLARRGRGDLRKRGEMGGASSRVAPAEPVEAEEQGGGAARQLAWAEVEAATRGFSSRVVGRGGFSTVYLASLPSSRLGAVKVSCSSERLHRAFRRELEVLLSLRHPYVVRLLGYCDERDEGVLVFEYAPNGDLHERLHGDGDGAAGAFPWERRVAVALQVAAALEYLHEGRDQAVIHGDIKASNVLLDANLNAKLCDFGFAHVGVSATVGGGGRPSARAVMGSPGYVDPHLLRSGVATKKSDVYSFGVLLLELLTGKEAVCRETGHRLTAAVGPKVSGGKVSDVMDQRLGAEYDAAESAAVAELAMQCVSDRPEFRPSMADVVRVLQQEKTAAAGSKSDRKMMS, from the coding sequence ATGTTCAGTGGTTGCGGTCTCTTCTCTCTCGCCCGCCGGGGCCGTGGCGACCTCAGGAAGCGCGGGGAGATGGGCGGGGCGAGCTCGCGAGTTGCGCCGGCCGAGCcagtggaggcggaggagcagggcggcggcgcggcgaggcagCTGGCGTGGGCCGAGGTGGAGGCCGCCACGCGCGGGTTCTCGTCCCGCGTGGTCGGCCGCGGCGGGTTCAGCACGGTGTACCTCGCCTCGCTCCCCTCCTCGCGGCTCGGCGCCGTCAAGGTCAGCTGCAGCAGCGAGCGCCTGCACCGCGCGTTCCGCCGGGAGCTCGAGGTGCTCCTCTCGCTCCGCCACCCGTACGTCGTCCGCCTCCTCGGCTACTGCGACGAGCGCGACGAGGGCGTGCTGGTGTTCGAGTACGCGCCCAACGGCGACCTCCACGAGAGgctccacggcgacggcgacggcgcggccggcgccttCCCCTGGGAGCGGCGCGTTGCGGTCGCGCTCCAGGTGGCCGCGGCGCTGGAGTACCTCCACGAGGGCCGCGACCAGGCCGTCATCCACGGGGACATCAAGGCCTCCAACGTGCTCCTCGATGCCAACCTCAACGCCAAGCTCTGCGACTTCGGGTTCGCGCACGTCGGTGTCTCGGCcacggtgggcggcggcggacgccccTCGGCGCGCGCCGTCATGGGCTCCCCGGGCTACGTCGacccccacctcctccgctCCGGCGTGGCCACCAAgaagagcgacgtgtacagctttgGCGTGCTGCTGCTCGAGCTCCTGACGGGGAAGGAGGCCGTCTGCCGCGAGACCGGGCACCGGCTCACGGCCGCGGTGGGGCCAAAGGTCAGCGGCGGTAAAGTTTCGGACGTGATGGACCAGAGGCTTGGCGCCGAGTACGACGCCGCGGAgtccgccgccgtggcggagcTCGCCATGCAGTGCGTGAGCGACCGCCCAGAGTTCCGGCCGTCCATGGCCGACGTGGTGCGCGTGCTCCAGCAGGAGAAGACAGCCGCCGCTGGATCGAAATCGGACCGCAAGATGATGTCCTAA